The Bubalus kerabau isolate K-KA32 ecotype Philippines breed swamp buffalo chromosome 8, PCC_UOA_SB_1v2, whole genome shotgun sequence genomic sequence GCTGTCAATGTTTCTTCTTCTCTCGTACAAAGTATGAGTGCGTTGGCTGAAAGCAGAGTCACATTAAAAAgatagaacacacacacacacacacacaaatggttaTTATAAATGCATTCTTGGATTCTGAAGTACTCTCCATTAAACCAAATGaatcatctctttcttttttcctttaaggtGTCCAAATGTTGTGAGGAATTCAGGGATTATGTTGAAGAACGATCTGGGGAGGATCCATTAGTAAAGGGTATCCCAGAGGACAAAAATCCCTTCAAGGAGCTCAAAGGAGGCTGTGTGATTTcataagaattttttctttttttgaatccCATGGAATATCTTGAGCTTTAATGACGTACTAATGTTTGGTCACATGTAATAATATGGTTAagcatatacataaaatttaaaattataaacataagTGGTTAATAAAATTTGGAATGTCATAATGTATGAGTCTATGGTTTTCTTAAAGTACTTACCACAGGGTTTAACACATAATTGACAACAAATATTGATTGATTCCTTTCTTTAACAATAATGTGTTTTATAATGAGTTTATATTATTCTGGATGCCAGCGTATAgtaaatgttttatgtttatCCATTACCCTTTCAACCTCCTTAATATTCCACCTAGAAATTTCCTGGTTAGACCTATATTTTCCTCAACCTTTCTCTTCCTTGGGTGATTAGGAAGTCTATTCTTTTGAGTCATGGAAGACCTATATTGGCAGAATGTGTGCTATGAAGATGTTTGTTGTTGATACTATGGTTTTTGTGTCCCTTTCTGAACCCCTAGTCAGCAGCAATGGTTTTAACATAACCTCTTTCTACATTATTACCAATTGTACTTGTCAGCAATAACATGACTTTTCCCCAGAATCCCAGTTGGATTAAGTGTTCAGTCTGTGGTCATGCAGCATGGTGGATTTAAGCAGCACATGTATAAAGGTTATGAGAAACTGGAAAGGTCTGAATCTGGCACTTTACTGCCTTCTTGACTTTGGATAAATTACTTAATCTttctaaatctcagtttcttctACTGTAGAATAGGGATAATGAATTCCCTttatagtcaatcctaaagcaaatcaaccctgaatattcactggaaggaccgtggctgaagctgaagtttcaatactttagtcacctgatgtaaagagccaactcattggaaaagaccctgatgctgggaaagattgaaggcaagaagagaaaggggcgg encodes the following:
- the GNGT1 gene encoding guanine nucleotide-binding protein G(T) subunit gamma-T1 isoform X2 encodes the protein MSSRQKMPVINIEDLTEKDKLKMEVDQLKKEVTLERMLVSKCCEEFRDYVEERSGEDPLVKGIPEDKNPFKELKGGCVIS
- the GNGT1 gene encoding guanine nucleotide-binding protein G(T) subunit gamma-T1 isoform X3 produces the protein MPVINIEDLTEKDKLKMEVDQLKKEVTLERMLVSKCCEEFRDYVEERSGEDPLVKGIPEDKNPFKELKGGCVIS